In Pleurocapsa sp. PCC 7319, the following are encoded in one genomic region:
- a CDS encoding EAL domain-containing protein: MVLLTIFITSIVITVRRFGGLQFLELIAYDWMVNLHSQEEKDPRLLVVEITDKDIEQQNSWPITDETTALLLEKLQQHQPKVIGFDLYREVPYPPGTETLRQELQKDNVVVIQLLGDGENSVSAPPGVSQEQIGFNDIVLDIDDVLRRNLMYVKFGEGKDQELYSFSLRLSLKYLEDRNLQFQVNDNSLQIGEVVFPDLQANSGGYQIETSETAGWQILVNYRSPNIAQRVTLTEVLTGQVAPNLIKDKIVLIGTSAPSIKDILPTPYRGSQTFMPGVVAQAQMVSQILNVTLDGARLFWFWPELIEGFWIWSWSLWGAAIAWRLREPLLIVTAGIASIVGLGVICFATFSFGGWIPSIPAALTLAVTMASVLGYKSLYNLFYDSLTGLPNRTLFAKQLKELKQRNRSKSRGLIAILCLDLDRFKLINDGLGYQAGDRILIATAQRLQAHLDSKAILARVGADEFAIAFKTTENTAEAIIVAEKLERELKIPFKLREQDVFTSASIGLALNRVGEDFQPEELLHSSQTAMFKAKASGKSRHEVFATKMHEQAFKRLQLEADLNQAIINQEFELYYQPIISFTTGMLSGFEALVRWQSPTRGFISPGAFIPVAEETGLIVPMGKWILETACGQMQEWKTEFPQAESVMMSVNLSSRQFTQPDLVAQIQEALNTTGLDPSNLKLEITESMVMNDVESTIVLLNQLKELNIKISLDDFGTGFSSFSYLHRFPTDTLKIDRSFVVNMSQGVKTREIVSTIVILAHKLGMDVIAEGIETESEKEILQGFNCEYGQGYFFAKPLPKEDATKLFAENTKWSA, encoded by the coding sequence TTGGTATTACTAACTATTTTTATTACATCTATTGTCATTACTGTTAGACGGTTTGGTGGTCTGCAATTTTTGGAGTTAATTGCTTATGATTGGATGGTTAATTTGCACAGTCAAGAGGAAAAAGATCCGAGATTACTAGTAGTAGAAATTACGGATAAAGATATCGAACAGCAAAATAGTTGGCCTATTACTGATGAAACAACTGCTCTGTTACTAGAAAAATTACAACAGCATCAGCCTAAAGTAATTGGTTTTGATCTTTATCGGGAAGTTCCTTATCCTCCCGGTACAGAAACTCTAAGACAAGAACTACAAAAAGATAATGTAGTTGTGATCCAATTGTTGGGAGATGGAGAGAATAGTGTCTCTGCACCTCCGGGAGTATCTCAAGAACAGATCGGTTTCAACGACATAGTTTTAGATATTGATGATGTGTTGCGCCGCAATCTAATGTACGTCAAGTTTGGTGAAGGAAAAGATCAAGAACTATATTCCTTTTCTCTGAGGTTAAGTTTGAAGTATTTGGAAGATCGTAATCTTCAATTTCAAGTAAATGATAATTCTCTGCAAATTGGAGAAGTAGTTTTTCCCGATCTTCAGGCAAATTCTGGCGGTTATCAAATAGAGACTTCTGAGACTGCTGGTTGGCAGATTTTGGTTAACTATCGCTCTCCTAATATTGCCCAAAGGGTAACTCTTACAGAAGTTTTAACAGGACAAGTCGCTCCCAACTTAATTAAAGACAAAATTGTTTTAATTGGCACTAGTGCACCAAGTATAAAGGATATATTACCCACTCCTTATCGAGGCTCCCAAACATTTATGCCCGGGGTAGTAGCTCAGGCTCAGATGGTCAGTCAAATTTTAAATGTGACTTTAGATGGCGCTCGATTATTCTGGTTTTGGCCTGAGTTGATTGAAGGTTTTTGGATTTGGAGTTGGTCATTATGGGGAGCGGCGATCGCCTGGAGATTGAGAGAGCCACTCTTAATTGTGACTGCGGGAATAGCTAGCATTGTAGGTCTAGGAGTAATTTGCTTTGCTACTTTCTCTTTCGGGGGCTGGATTCCATCTATCCCTGCTGCACTCACCCTTGCTGTTACAATGGCTAGTGTTTTGGGTTATAAATCTCTCTATAATCTCTTTTACGATTCTTTGACTGGGCTACCTAACCGTACCTTGTTCGCAAAACAACTTAAAGAATTAAAACAAAGAAATCGCTCTAAGTCTCGCGGTTTGATCGCTATTCTCTGTCTAGATTTAGATCGATTTAAGTTAATTAATGATGGTTTGGGATATCAAGCTGGCGATCGCATCTTAATAGCTACGGCTCAACGTTTACAAGCACATCTAGACTCCAAAGCGATTCTTGCCAGAGTCGGGGCAGATGAATTTGCGATCGCCTTTAAAACCACGGAAAATACCGCAGAAGCAATTATAGTAGCCGAAAAATTAGAGCGGGAATTAAAGATCCCTTTTAAGCTCAGGGAACAAGACGTTTTCACTTCTGCCAGTATTGGTTTGGCTCTTAACCGGGTAGGAGAAGATTTTCAACCAGAAGAACTATTACACTCTTCCCAAACGGCTATGTTTAAGGCTAAGGCATCGGGAAAAAGCCGACATGAAGTATTTGCTACTAAGATGCATGAACAGGCATTTAAACGGCTGCAATTAGAGGCAGATTTAAATCAAGCCATTATCAATCAAGAATTTGAACTCTATTATCAGCCAATCATTTCATTTACCACCGGAATGTTATCTGGTTTTGAGGCCTTGGTACGTTGGCAATCTCCTACTAGAGGATTTATCTCCCCTGGTGCTTTTATTCCCGTTGCGGAAGAAACAGGCTTGATTGTCCCGATGGGAAAATGGATTTTAGAAACTGCATGTGGTCAGATGCAGGAGTGGAAAACAGAATTCCCTCAAGCAGAATCAGTAATGATGAGTGTTAATCTCTCTAGCAGACAGTTTACTCAACCTGATTTGGTAGCACAAATTCAAGAGGCTTTGAACACTACAGGATTAGATCCAAGCAATTTGAAGTTAGAGATTACCGAAAGCATGGTAATGAACGATGTAGAAAGTACAATTGTTCTGCTAAATCAGTTAAAAGAATTAAATATCAAAATTAGCCTAGACGATTTTGGCACCGGATTTTCTTCTTTTAGCTATTTACATCGATTTCCGACTGATACTCTGAAAATAGACCGTTCTTTTGTAGTTAATATGAGTCAAGGAGTTAAAACTCGAGAGATTGTCAGCACCATAGTCATCTTGGCCCATAAGCTAGGTATGGATGTGATTGCGGAAGGGATTGAAACAGAATCTGAAAAAGAAATTTTACAAGGCTTTAACTGTGAATACGGTCAGGGTTATTTCTTTGCCAAACCTTTACCCAAAGAAGATGCTACTAAGTTGTTTGCTGAAAATACCAAGTGGTCAGCATGA
- a CDS encoding DUF928 domain-containing protein, translating to MKNIKSISAKRTGFYGTLIALNCMLLGLAHPATAEKPTEESQAANPNYGLPTHRRDGGSRNGNSCVADAENDSLVALIPEKTLGFNASTSPKLFFYVPPVSNQKTLEFVLRNEQDELLYEAFLTTEGQGIMSVEVPADIYSQQLETEQNYHWYLSMICNPQQRSRDIVVEGWMRQEAIDMNAKQELDSADTLEKAELYNQHGFWYDAVSVLAEGHNSNEEQPMIQDKWSELLQSVGLADLASEPFIESELVQN from the coding sequence ATGAAAAATATTAAATCTATATCGGCAAAAAGAACTGGTTTTTATGGCACATTAATTGCTCTTAACTGTATGCTTTTAGGTTTAGCTCATCCTGCTACAGCCGAAAAACCAACAGAAGAAAGTCAAGCAGCTAATCCTAATTATGGTTTGCCCACTCATCGTCGAGACGGTGGAAGCAGAAATGGCAATAGCTGTGTAGCAGATGCGGAGAATGACAGTTTAGTTGCTCTAATTCCCGAAAAGACTTTAGGCTTCAATGCTTCTACTTCACCTAAACTATTCTTTTACGTACCACCAGTCAGCAACCAGAAAACTCTGGAATTTGTACTTCGTAATGAACAAGATGAGCTACTATATGAAGCCTTTTTGACTACCGAAGGTCAAGGAATCATGAGTGTTGAAGTTCCTGCCGACATTTATTCCCAACAATTAGAAACAGAGCAAAATTATCATTGGTATTTATCCATGATTTGCAATCCTCAACAGCGATCGCGCGATATTGTAGTTGAGGGTTGGATGCGCCAGGAAGCTATTGATATGAATGCTAAACAGGAACTAGATTCTGCTGACACGTTAGAAAAAGCTGAACTCTATAATCAACATGGCTTCTGGTATGACGCTGTATCTGTGTTAGCTGAAGGTCATAATTCTAATGAAGAACAGCCTATGATTCAAGACAAATGGTCTGAATTGTTGCAGTCAGTTGGTCTGGCAGATCTGGCTTCTGAACCTTTTATCGAAAGTGAGCTGGTTCAAAATTAG
- a CDS encoding CHAT domain-containing protein — MLTNVRIKRTFQSISPYLCGLLLPLSAIGLRPGFAIASTPILIEPTLASAEIIKATQSEGNLLVQGRLAYQAGRYTEAKTLWQEVYKESQAQENNLAQAQTLNYLALTSHKLGEWQVAEKYLAQSLEILQEHESDPDSLKIKAQTLNTLGRIKLGMGQPEAALASWQQATKIYQQAGDEVGAFGVEINQAQAWQSLGLYRRAQKSLQQIANKFDQLSDPTLKITGLRSLGIALQVTGDLQAAQEILNQSLLLSQKLNLSEESSTTLFSLGNTALALANPTQATTFYQQAASTTSQPLLKTEAQLNQLGLLISTEQWQPASNLLSEIQTNLVALSPTSSRRLIYARVNLAKHIIELANHTTDNKYLAQTKELLKTSIEQARQLEDPQAESYAVGMLGHLYEEQQQLSLGRKYTQQAVQVAQVINNSDLTYQWQWQLGRLLKNQGNQPGAIASYTEAVNALESLRGDLVVTNTDVQFSFRESIEPVYRELVSLLLSPENNQPVSQDNLLQARNTIESLQLAELNNFFREACLDATPKAIEEIDRQAAVVYPIILRDRLEVIISLPDKSLRHYSQAIPQAELDPVIDELRQTLQIRSRRQFFAPAQKLYSLLIRPALSELAQYNIKTLVFVPDGAFRNIPFATLHDGEQYLIEQYNVALTPGLQLLAPQPLEEVELKTLAAGITQQRRGFASLEYVNQELIDIQNQTDSVVLRDDQFTKKSLEAKIQTAQYPIVHIATHGQFSSNLEDTFLLTWDSEINIGELEELLDSSDSNNRQQAIELLILSACETARGDNRAALGLAGMSVRAGARTTLATLWAVYDESTALTMNNFYQNITQTQDKRNKAEALRQAQINLINSPQFRHPYYWSPFVMLGNWL; from the coding sequence ATGTTGACTAACGTGAGAATTAAGAGAACATTTCAGTCGATTAGTCCGTATCTCTGCGGTTTATTACTTCCCCTCAGTGCGATTGGACTCCGTCCAGGCTTCGCGATCGCTTCTACGCCAATATTGATTGAGCCAACTTTAGCTTCAGCAGAAATTATAAAAGCAACGCAATCTGAAGGAAATTTACTTGTGCAAGGTCGCCTGGCATATCAAGCTGGAAGGTACACTGAAGCAAAAACCTTATGGCAAGAAGTATATAAAGAATCTCAAGCTCAAGAAAATAATCTCGCTCAAGCTCAAACTCTAAATTATCTGGCTTTAACAAGTCATAAGTTAGGAGAATGGCAGGTAGCAGAGAAATATCTTGCTCAAAGCTTGGAAATACTTCAAGAGCATGAATCAGATCCTGATAGCTTAAAGATCAAAGCTCAAACTCTCAATACCCTTGGCAGAATAAAGTTAGGGATGGGTCAACCGGAAGCAGCTTTGGCAAGTTGGCAACAGGCAACTAAGATTTATCAACAGGCTGGAGATGAAGTAGGTGCCTTTGGAGTTGAAATTAATCAAGCCCAAGCATGGCAGAGTTTAGGACTGTATCGTCGTGCTCAAAAATCACTGCAGCAAATTGCCAACAAATTCGACCAACTATCCGATCCGACTTTAAAGATTACAGGCTTGCGTAGTTTGGGAATTGCCTTACAAGTTACTGGAGATTTGCAAGCTGCTCAAGAGATCTTAAATCAAAGTTTACTTCTTTCCCAAAAGCTAAATCTATCGGAAGAAAGCAGTACAACTCTCTTTAGTTTGGGTAATACGGCTCTTGCTTTAGCAAATCCAACTCAGGCAACTACTTTTTATCAACAGGCTGCCTCTACTACTTCTCAACCTCTACTGAAGACTGAAGCTCAATTAAATCAATTAGGCTTATTAATCTCCACTGAGCAATGGCAACCGGCTAGTAATTTGCTGTCAGAAATTCAAACTAATCTGGTTGCTCTTTCTCCTACTTCTAGCCGAAGATTAATCTATGCTCGTGTTAATTTAGCCAAACATATAATTGAGCTAGCTAATCATACCACCGACAATAAATATTTGGCTCAAACTAAAGAGCTATTAAAAACCTCAATTGAGCAAGCACGTCAACTTGAAGATCCCCAAGCAGAATCCTATGCAGTGGGGATGCTAGGACATCTCTACGAAGAACAGCAGCAACTATCTTTAGGACGCAAATATACTCAACAAGCTGTTCAAGTTGCCCAGGTGATTAACAATTCCGATCTTACTTATCAGTGGCAATGGCAATTAGGACGATTACTCAAGAACCAAGGAAATCAACCAGGAGCGATCGCATCTTATACGGAAGCTGTAAACGCTTTAGAATCTCTGCGGGGTGATTTGGTTGTTACTAATACAGATGTACAGTTTTCTTTCCGCGAAAGTATTGAACCTGTTTATCGTGAGTTAGTTAGTCTATTACTAAGCCCAGAAAATAATCAACCAGTAAGTCAAGATAATTTATTGCAAGCCAGAAATACCATTGAATCTTTGCAACTGGCAGAACTGAATAACTTTTTTCGCGAGGCTTGTCTCGATGCGACCCCTAAGGCTATCGAGGAAATAGATCGCCAGGCTGCGGTAGTTTATCCGATTATTTTACGCGATCGCTTAGAAGTAATCATCAGTTTGCCTGATAAGTCCCTCCGCCATTATTCCCAAGCTATTCCTCAAGCAGAATTAGATCCTGTAATTGATGAACTACGTCAAACTCTACAGATTAGGAGTCGCCGTCAATTTTTCGCCCCAGCCCAAAAACTCTACAGTCTTTTAATTCGTCCTGCTTTATCAGAACTGGCACAATATAACATCAAAACCTTAGTATTTGTTCCTGATGGTGCTTTCCGCAACATTCCCTTTGCTACTCTTCATGATGGCGAACAATACTTGATTGAACAATATAATGTAGCACTGACTCCTGGTTTACAATTACTGGCTCCTCAACCCCTAGAAGAAGTGGAATTAAAGACTTTAGCAGCAGGTATTACTCAACAGCGACGAGGCTTTGCTTCCTTAGAGTATGTCAATCAAGAACTAATAGATATTCAAAATCAAACTGATAGCGTTGTCTTGCGAGACGATCAATTCACTAAAAAGAGTTTAGAAGCAAAAATTCAAACCGCCCAATATCCTATTGTACATATTGCTACCCATGGTCAATTTAGCTCCAATTTAGAAGATACTTTCCTGCTCACCTGGGATAGCGAGATTAATATTGGCGAATTAGAGGAGCTATTAGACAGTAGTGACTCCAATAATAGACAACAGGCGATCGAATTGTTGATTCTTAGTGCATGCGAAACTGCTAGGGGTGATAATCGTGCTGCTTTAGGATTGGCAGGTATGTCGGTTCGAGCGGGAGCGAGAACTACTTTGGCTACACTCTGGGCTGTATACGACGAATCTACCGCGTTGACTATGAATAATTTTTATCAGAATATTACCCAAACTCAGGATAAAAGAAATAAAGCAGAAGCATTACGTCAAGCTCAAATAAACTTAATCAACTCTCCTCAGTTTCGCCATCCCTACTATTGGTCTCCTTTTGTGATGCTAGGCAATTGGCTCTAG
- a CDS encoding peptidase domain-containing ABC transporter: MSYKCVLQHNEEDCGAACLATIAKHYGRNFSLSHMRQVVGTGQLGTTMFGLRRGAEAIQFNAYPVRATDELLEQLDQAPLPAIIHWKGYHWVILHGQKGKKYVVADPAVGVRYLTLTELKEDWSNGVMLLLEPQEDFFKQPDDRVEGLWQFFTRLRPYRWILLEALSLNLVVGLLFLATPILMQILTDDVLVRGDNQLLVRVAIAIAVMNLIASGLEFVQANLIAHFGQRLELGIALEFGRQILRLPLDYYETHRSNEVISRLRDIRHLNQLLAQVLLELPVLFFTGIVSLGLMLLYSSRLTIVVLAIALCMSISTILFLPILRQKTRSLIVTDAENQGLLLESFKGALTFKAINAAPQAWEELQNRFVRFSSLNFGTIQIGIINLVSSRLFANLGTVAVLWYGGTLVIASKLSVGQLVAFHSLNRNLIILIIYVVSWVEEFTRVKTAAERLTEVINASPETKDNLRKHWVDLPGDEDIICSNLNFYHPGNDNLFSDFFLTIPGGKVTSIIGRSGCGKSTLVKLIARLYNFNSGNIRYGNYNQQDLDLECLRTQVVLVPQEAYFWSRSIVDNFRWSVPFVSFEQIVQACCIAGADEFISQMPNKYDSILGEFGANISGGQKQRLALARAIANDPPVLILDESTSALDPMTEAQVLRQILEFRQGKTTIIISHRPRVIIKSDWIVLLEQGKLELDGTPEELRKITGEHQEFLNP; this comes from the coding sequence ATGTCCTATAAATGCGTGCTGCAACACAATGAAGAAGATTGTGGGGCTGCTTGTCTTGCCACTATTGCCAAACACTACGGTCGTAATTTTAGCCTCAGTCATATGCGACAGGTAGTGGGAACTGGGCAGTTAGGCACAACTATGTTCGGCTTGCGAAGGGGTGCAGAAGCAATTCAGTTTAATGCCTATCCCGTTCGTGCTACGGATGAATTATTAGAACAACTCGATCAAGCCCCTTTACCAGCTATTATTCATTGGAAAGGCTATCATTGGGTAATTTTACACGGTCAAAAGGGCAAAAAATATGTAGTAGCAGATCCCGCAGTAGGTGTTCGTTATTTAACTCTGACTGAATTAAAAGAAGATTGGAGTAATGGCGTAATGCTGTTACTAGAGCCTCAGGAAGACTTTTTTAAGCAACCTGATGATCGAGTAGAGGGATTGTGGCAGTTTTTTACAAGATTACGCCCCTACCGTTGGATTTTGCTAGAAGCATTATCGCTGAATTTGGTAGTAGGATTGCTATTTTTGGCGACACCAATTTTGATGCAAATTCTCACTGACGATGTCTTGGTTAGGGGAGATAATCAACTTTTAGTCAGAGTGGCGATCGCCATAGCAGTTATGAATCTAATTGCCAGTGGTTTGGAATTTGTTCAGGCTAATCTGATTGCTCATTTTGGTCAACGTTTGGAGTTGGGTATCGCCCTAGAATTTGGTCGTCAAATTTTGCGTTTACCATTGGATTACTATGAAACTCATCGCAGTAACGAAGTAATTAGCCGTCTGCGAGATATTCGGCATCTAAATCAACTTTTGGCACAAGTATTACTGGAGCTGCCTGTTTTATTTTTTACTGGAATTGTGTCTCTAGGGTTAATGCTGCTTTATAGTAGTCGACTCACCATAGTTGTGCTGGCGATCGCACTTTGTATGTCCATCTCGACAATTCTTTTTTTGCCAATTCTGCGACAAAAAACCCGCTCTCTAATTGTTACTGATGCCGAAAACCAAGGACTGTTATTAGAATCTTTCAAAGGTGCATTGACTTTCAAGGCGATCAACGCGGCACCTCAAGCTTGGGAAGAATTACAAAATCGTTTTGTACGCTTCTCTAGTTTGAATTTTGGTACTATTCAAATTGGCATTATTAATCTCGTCTCTTCCCGTTTATTTGCCAATTTAGGAACTGTGGCAGTGCTTTGGTATGGCGGTACTCTAGTGATTGCATCAAAATTGAGTGTTGGTCAATTAGTGGCGTTTCATAGTTTAAACCGTAATTTAATTATATTAATTATCTATGTAGTCAGTTGGGTGGAGGAGTTTACCAGGGTTAAAACTGCTGCCGAGCGATTGACTGAGGTAATTAATGCAAGTCCAGAAACCAAAGATAATCTGCGTAAGCACTGGGTAGATCTTCCAGGAGATGAGGATATTATTTGCTCCAACCTCAATTTTTATCATCCTGGTAATGACAATCTATTCAGTGATTTTTTTCTTACTATCCCTGGTGGTAAAGTTACTTCCATTATTGGGCGATCGGGTTGTGGTAAGAGTACTTTAGTTAAATTAATTGCCAGATTATACAATTTTAATTCTGGTAATATTCGCTATGGAAACTATAACCAGCAAGACCTCGATTTAGAATGTCTGCGAACCCAGGTGGTATTGGTTCCCCAAGAAGCTTATTTCTGGAGTCGTAGCATAGTCGATAATTTTCGTTGGAGTGTTCCTTTTGTCAGTTTTGAGCAGATCGTTCAAGCTTGTTGTATTGCTGGGGCAGACGAATTCATTAGTCAAATGCCCAATAAATACGACTCGATCTTAGGTGAGTTTGGAGCGAACATTTCTGGAGGGCAAAAACAAAGATTAGCCCTAGCCAGAGCGATCGCGAACGATCCTCCGGTACTGATTCTCGATGAATCTACTTCTGCTCTAGATCCCATGACAGAGGCTCAAGTATTAAGGCAAATTTTAGAATTTCGACAAGGAAAAACTACCATCATCATTTCCCATCGTCCCCGCGTAATTATCAAATCGGATTGGATTGTGTTGCTAGAGCAAGGAAAGTTAGAACTGGATGGTACTCCAGAAGAACTGAGGAAGATTACTGGAGAACATCAGGAATTTTTAAATCCTTAA
- a CDS encoding HlyD family secretion protein, which yields MSKLADNSEGNIKYHLHPEYLPSSLPSDFLPPISRWLILGGLFLATTVGIVIGLAATTPYRAMVKAPSRIRPVGEIRIAQSAISGKVKNIQVTSNQIVKQGEIIASLDNSELLIQIKQLKGSIDRETTQLARINEQIKSVEQKVIAEKEQLNHQKAEITNNLHHNRQELEQIETKLKDTIIRSPIAGTIQELHLRNDNQVVQAGDILAHIAPSNTSLKIKAWVAPEDISKLKVGQQALTKVSACPHPDYGVLSGTVSSVSPDSMKTKDGVNNSHNFSYEVTIKPSNLVLNSATKQCQIQTGMEGRTEIITHEETVLTFMLRKARILTDL from the coding sequence GTGTCGAAGTTAGCTGACAATTCCGAAGGAAATATTAAATATCATCTTCATCCAGAGTATTTGCCTTCTTCTTTACCTAGCGATTTCCTCCCACCTATCAGTAGATGGCTAATTTTAGGTGGTTTATTTCTTGCTACCACTGTTGGCATAGTAATAGGTCTTGCTGCTACAACACCTTACCGAGCAATGGTCAAAGCTCCCAGTAGAATACGTCCTGTGGGAGAAATACGCATCGCTCAGTCAGCAATATCAGGCAAAGTTAAAAACATCCAAGTCACCAGCAATCAGATAGTAAAACAAGGAGAGATCATTGCTTCTCTGGACAATTCGGAGCTATTGATTCAAATAAAGCAGTTAAAAGGCAGTATTGATCGAGAAACTACCCAATTAGCCAGAATTAATGAGCAGATTAAGTCAGTAGAGCAAAAAGTTATTGCTGAAAAAGAGCAACTAAATCACCAAAAAGCAGAAATTACGAATAATCTCCACCACAACCGACAAGAATTAGAACAAATAGAAACTAAACTAAAAGATACTATTATTCGCAGTCCCATAGCAGGAACCATTCAAGAACTCCATCTTCGTAACGATAATCAAGTGGTGCAGGCAGGAGACATACTTGCTCACATAGCTCCGAGTAATACGTCCCTAAAAATAAAAGCTTGGGTTGCTCCTGAGGATATTAGCAAGCTAAAAGTGGGACAACAAGCTTTGACGAAAGTTTCTGCTTGTCCCCATCCCGATTATGGTGTTTTATCTGGAACTGTCAGTAGCGTTTCTCCAGATTCCATGAAGACTAAAGATGGAGTCAATAATAGCCATAATTTCAGTTATGAAGTGACCATCAAACCCAGTAATTTAGTTCTGAATTCGGCAACCAAGCAGTGTCAGATTCAGACAGGTATGGAAGGTAGAACAGAAATTATTACTCATGAAGAAACTGTCCTCACTTTTATGCTTCGCAAAGCCAGGATACTTACCGACTTATAA